The following proteins are co-located in the Gordonia polyisoprenivorans genome:
- the pyrE gene encoding orotate phosphoribosyltransferase has protein sequence MSAPIPSVDTADREVLAELVKELSVVHGKVTLSSGKEADYYVDLRRATLHHQASPLIGTLMRQLTADWEYDAVGGLTLGADPVATSIMHAGGRAIDAFVVRKAAKTHGMQRRIEGPDISGRRVLVVEDTSTTGASPSTAVEAAREAGATVIGVATVVDRDTGADKVIEALGVPYRSLLTLADLGLA, from the coding sequence GTGTCCGCACCGATTCCGTCCGTCGATACCGCCGATCGCGAGGTGCTCGCCGAACTGGTCAAAGAACTCTCGGTGGTGCACGGCAAGGTGACGCTCTCGTCGGGCAAGGAGGCCGACTACTACGTCGACCTGCGCCGGGCAACGCTGCACCATCAGGCCTCGCCGCTGATCGGCACGCTCATGCGGCAACTCACCGCCGACTGGGAATACGACGCCGTCGGCGGACTCACCCTGGGCGCCGACCCGGTGGCGACATCGATCATGCATGCGGGTGGCCGTGCCATTGATGCCTTCGTGGTGCGCAAGGCCGCCAAAACCCATGGGATGCAACGTCGGATCGAAGGACCCGACATCTCCGGGCGACGCGTGCTGGTCGTCGAGGACACCTCGACCACCGGGGCGTCACCGTCGACCGCGGTCGAGGCGGCACGTGAAGCCGGCGCGACGGTGATCGGTGTGGCGACCGTCGTCGATCGAGATACCGGCGCCGACAAGGTCATCGAGGCGCTCGGCGTGCCCTACCGGTCGCTGTTGACGCTGGCCGATCTCGGCCTCGCCTGA
- a CDS encoding D-2-hydroxyacid dehydrogenase: MATGDPDVRPVIALLGSPDVAPPTDLAALEAIADIRHTTADELGSALPGADVLVVWDFFSRALRDNWAHADALRWVHVCAAGVDSLLFDELTDSDVVVTNAHGVFDRPIAEFVLASILARDKLLHESMRLQSRREWRWRETRSTTGTSALVIGTGGIGREIARLLRAVGIEVTGAGRRARDHDPDFGVVLETARLAEYVGEFDTVVAIAPLTAATRTMIDAEVLAAMRDDAHLINVGRGDLVDEPALIEALQTGEIGAASLDVFVTEPLPADSPLWGMDNVAISAHLSGDVVGWRDVLSTQILDNLRRYVDAGDDDLETHLGNVVDKARGYVVRRDPATP; encoded by the coding sequence ATGGCTACCGGAGACCCCGACGTCCGTCCCGTGATCGCCCTACTGGGCTCGCCCGACGTCGCGCCGCCCACCGATCTCGCCGCGCTCGAGGCCATTGCCGACATCCGGCACACCACCGCAGACGAACTCGGCTCGGCGCTGCCGGGCGCCGATGTGCTGGTGGTGTGGGACTTCTTCTCGCGCGCACTACGGGACAACTGGGCCCACGCCGACGCGCTGCGGTGGGTGCACGTGTGCGCGGCCGGGGTGGATTCGCTGCTGTTCGACGAGTTGACCGACTCCGATGTGGTGGTGACCAACGCCCACGGCGTCTTCGATCGCCCCATCGCGGAATTCGTCCTCGCCTCGATCCTGGCCCGCGACAAACTGCTGCACGAATCGATGCGCCTGCAGTCGCGCCGGGAGTGGCGCTGGCGGGAGACGCGCTCGACCACCGGGACGTCGGCTCTGGTGATCGGTACGGGTGGCATCGGCCGGGAGATCGCCCGGTTGCTGCGTGCGGTCGGAATCGAGGTCACCGGCGCCGGACGACGCGCTCGCGATCACGACCCCGACTTCGGTGTGGTCCTCGAGACCGCGCGGCTGGCCGAGTACGTCGGCGAGTTCGACACGGTGGTCGCGATCGCGCCGCTGACCGCGGCAACGCGCACCATGATCGACGCCGAGGTGCTCGCGGCGATGCGCGATGACGCCCATCTGATCAACGTGGGGCGCGGTGACCTCGTCGACGAGCCGGCATTGATCGAGGCGCTGCAGACCGGGGAGATCGGTGCGGCATCGCTCGATGTGTTCGTCACCGAACCCCTGCCCGCCGACAGTCCGCTGTGGGGGATGGACAACGTCGCGATCTCGGCGCACCTGAGCGGCGACGTCGTCGGATGGCGTGACGTGCTGAGCACGCAGATCCTCGATAACCTGCGCCGATACGTCGACGCCGGTGATGACGACCTGGAAACCCACCTCGGCAACGTCGTCGACAAGGCCCGGGGGTACGTCGTGCGGCGCGACCCGGCCACGCCCTGA
- a CDS encoding GtrA family protein, which yields MIATLDEKYATHVRNLGQFARFGIVGASGVVVNMIVAVLMNKAHGGTANAFNVIWHIPGSAYNVRFTVLVWIVGFLVANFVNFQLNRSWTFKSSRHATWWSEFWPFLAVGSVAAIVGLFLKVGFTNPTSPLYLSSSFFHEAAGLHSREYWAQIITIVITMPINFIVNKLWTFRAVRSPAQPAPVDAGTPV from the coding sequence GTGATCGCGACGCTGGACGAAAAATATGCCACCCATGTGAGAAATCTCGGGCAATTCGCCCGTTTCGGCATCGTGGGCGCATCCGGTGTCGTCGTCAATATGATCGTCGCCGTCCTGATGAACAAGGCGCATGGCGGTACCGCCAACGCGTTCAACGTGATCTGGCATATTCCGGGTTCGGCCTACAACGTGCGTTTCACCGTGCTGGTGTGGATCGTCGGATTCCTCGTGGCCAACTTCGTCAACTTCCAGCTCAATCGGTCGTGGACCTTCAAGAGCTCCCGGCATGCGACGTGGTGGTCGGAATTCTGGCCGTTCCTCGCGGTGGGTAGCGTCGCCGCGATCGTCGGACTGTTCCTGAAGGTGGGCTTCACCAACCCCACCTCACCGCTCTACCTCTCGTCGTCGTTCTTCCACGAGGCCGCGGGCCTGCACTCCCGCGAGTACTGGGCGCAGATCATCACGATCGTCATCACCATGCCGATCAACTTCATCGTCAACAAGCTCTGGACATTCCGGGCGGTGCGCTCGCCCGCGCAGCCCGCTCCCGTCGACGCCGGCACGCCTGTCTGA
- a CDS encoding GntP family permease, with translation MTAHGWYLLLVLVGAIACLILLINSRIKLHPFVALLVVSVAAGLLAGESPHDLAASMEDGAGSILGDVGLTLALGTMLGRLMADSGATNRIAEAIVNRSTTRTLPLMMTAAAFVIGIPMFFEVGLIILLPLVFSVAERVRAERPDVRSPYVILVIPTIAALATLHGMVPPHPGPLVAIDGLHADLGKTILIGFACAVPTVLIAGPLFARFMQSRVTVDPDPMLIEQFTGASGPAPARSLAGAGVPAGGAATTERVRTEVPIGIALSAIALPVVLMLVRTLAEIIWPGGNVFVQAATLVGTPVIAMLIGFLYALFFLGFARGRKGEELRRSGAESLKAIVGILLIIGGGGAFNGVLKGSGIGDAVAAAASHLHIGVIVLAWLLALLLSASTGSATVGIVSSTGIVAPLVASSGSWQASLVVVAIGAGSIGLNYVNHAGFWLVKESFGMTLGQATRIHTSTQTIVSVVGLAMVLILSCFT, from the coding sequence GTGACTGCACATGGTTGGTATCTCCTACTCGTTCTGGTGGGAGCCATCGCCTGTCTCATCCTGCTCATCAATTCGAGGATCAAACTCCACCCGTTCGTGGCGCTTCTGGTGGTGTCCGTCGCAGCCGGGCTGCTGGCCGGTGAATCGCCCCACGACCTCGCGGCGAGCATGGAGGACGGCGCCGGCAGCATCCTCGGTGACGTGGGCCTGACCCTTGCACTGGGAACGATGTTGGGGCGACTCATGGCCGATTCGGGGGCGACCAATCGCATCGCCGAGGCGATCGTCAATCGATCCACCACGCGGACCCTGCCGCTGATGATGACCGCGGCGGCCTTCGTCATCGGCATTCCCATGTTCTTCGAGGTCGGTCTGATCATCTTGCTGCCGTTGGTGTTCAGCGTTGCCGAACGCGTCCGCGCGGAGCGGCCCGATGTGCGCTCGCCGTATGTGATCCTGGTGATCCCGACCATCGCGGCGCTGGCGACCCTGCACGGCATGGTGCCCCCGCACCCCGGCCCGTTGGTGGCCATCGACGGCCTGCACGCCGACCTCGGCAAGACGATCCTGATCGGATTCGCCTGTGCGGTACCGACAGTGCTGATCGCGGGCCCCCTGTTCGCGCGTTTCATGCAGAGCCGCGTGACCGTCGACCCCGATCCGATGCTGATCGAGCAGTTCACCGGGGCGTCGGGGCCGGCGCCCGCGCGGAGCCTGGCCGGTGCCGGTGTGCCGGCAGGCGGCGCCGCGACCACCGAGCGCGTTCGAACCGAGGTGCCGATCGGTATCGCGTTGAGTGCCATCGCGTTGCCCGTCGTGCTCATGCTGGTGCGCACTCTCGCCGAGATCATCTGGCCCGGCGGAAATGTGTTCGTGCAGGCCGCGACCCTCGTCGGTACGCCGGTGATCGCGATGCTCATCGGATTCTTGTACGCGCTGTTCTTCCTGGGTTTCGCCCGTGGTCGCAAGGGCGAGGAACTGCGGCGCTCCGGTGCGGAGAGTCTGAAGGCGATCGTCGGCATCCTGCTGATCATCGGCGGCGGTGGGGCGTTCAACGGCGTACTCAAGGGATCGGGCATCGGCGACGCGGTGGCTGCCGCGGCATCCCATCTGCACATCGGGGTGATCGTGCTGGCCTGGCTGCTGGCCCTGCTGCTCTCCGCGTCGACCGGCTCGGCCACCGTGGGCATCGTGTCGTCGACGGGGATCGTTGCGCCGCTTGTTGCCTCATCGGGGAGCTGGCAGGCATCCCTGGTGGTCGTGGCGATCGGTGCGGGCTCGATCGGACTGAACTACGTGAACCACGCCGGCTTCTGGCTCGTCAAGGAGTCCTTCGGCATGACCCTGGGGCAGGCCACGAGAATTCACACCTCGACCCAAACCATCGTCAGCGTCGTCGGATTGGCGATGGTGCTGATCCTGTCGTGCTTCACGTGA
- a CDS encoding LacI family DNA-binding transcriptional regulator — protein MSPSGGRRMKRVSLADVARAAGVGKATASRALSGRDEVGEATRARIAEIAETMGYQPHRGAQALRTGRFGVLAISVPLDDDAAGDLLRSAASAAAARGYQLLVVAAEATGPSTSALRSLSVDGILVVGTDIGGLGVPTVTMSTADGDIPTRTAEAVALLLEHVETSAAAGR, from the coding sequence ATGAGTCCCTCAGGAGGCCGGCGGATGAAGCGGGTGTCGCTCGCCGATGTGGCGCGCGCCGCCGGTGTCGGCAAGGCCACCGCCTCCCGCGCGCTGTCCGGCCGTGACGAGGTCGGCGAGGCCACTCGTGCGCGCATCGCCGAGATCGCCGAGACGATGGGGTACCAGCCCCATCGGGGGGCGCAGGCGCTGCGGACCGGACGTTTCGGCGTCTTGGCGATCTCCGTGCCGCTCGACGACGACGCTGCCGGTGACCTGCTGCGATCGGCGGCGAGCGCAGCCGCCGCGCGTGGGTATCAGCTGCTCGTGGTCGCCGCCGAGGCGACCGGACCGTCGACTTCTGCACTCCGGTCACTGTCGGTCGACGGCATTCTCGTCGTCGGAACCGATATCGGCGGTCTCGGCGTCCCGACGGTGACGATGAGCACCGCCGATGGCGACATCCCGACGCGCACGGCCGAGGCCGTCGCCCTGCTGCTCGAGCACGTGGAGACGTCCGCGGCGGCCGGTCGGTAG
- a CDS encoding LLM class F420-dependent oxidoreductase: MTQPARIAVQVKPQHASFADLRRAAALVEELGADMLLTWDHFFPLSGDPDGRHFEAWTTLSAWAESTDRVELGVLVSSVGYRNPNLLADMARTVDHISARDGTGRLILGIGAGWFERDYTSYGFEFGTVAQRLRALDDDLPAIRERWDRLNPVPTRRIPILIGGGGEKVTLRIAAQHADIWHGFGDAETIAHKHRVLDDWCVRVGRDPGEIVRSAGVSPKPGRFPEDLDDYPASAEKLYAVGTRIFTVGLEAPTWDPGPIRDLVAWRDARNA; the protein is encoded by the coding sequence ATGACACAGCCGGCGCGCATTGCCGTTCAGGTCAAGCCCCAGCACGCCTCGTTCGCCGATCTGCGTCGCGCCGCGGCGCTGGTCGAGGAACTCGGCGCCGACATGCTGCTCACGTGGGATCACTTCTTTCCGTTGTCCGGTGATCCCGACGGCCGCCATTTCGAGGCGTGGACCACCCTGTCGGCCTGGGCCGAATCGACCGACCGCGTCGAGTTGGGCGTTCTGGTCTCGTCCGTGGGTTACCGGAACCCGAACCTGTTGGCCGACATGGCACGCACCGTCGACCACATCAGTGCGCGTGACGGTACGGGCCGGTTGATCCTCGGCATCGGCGCCGGCTGGTTCGAGCGCGACTACACCTCCTACGGATTCGAATTCGGCACGGTGGCACAACGTTTGCGGGCCCTCGACGACGATCTACCGGCGATCCGGGAGCGCTGGGACCGGCTGAATCCGGTTCCCACGCGCAGAATCCCGATCCTCATCGGCGGTGGCGGCGAGAAGGTGACCCTGCGGATCGCCGCGCAGCACGCCGACATCTGGCACGGCTTCGGTGACGCCGAGACCATCGCCCACAAGCACCGGGTGCTCGACGACTGGTGCGTTCGGGTCGGGCGCGATCCCGGCGAGATCGTGCGCTCGGCCGGGGTGAGCCCGAAGCCGGGACGCTTTCCCGAGGATCTCGACGACTATCCGGCGTCGGCGGAGAAGTTGTACGCCGTCGGTACGCGGATCTTCACCGTCGGACTCGAGGCCCCGACCTGGGATCCCGGACCCATCCGCGATCTGGTCGCCTGGCGCGACGCGCGCAACGCCTGA
- a CDS encoding aspartate aminotransferase family protein, which translates to MTAVEHLTQTATLSPILKQATPVIVDHAQGSWVYGTDGQSYLDFTTGIGVTSTGHCHPRVVAAAQEQCAKVIHAQYTTVMHPPLLELTAKLGGVLPLGLDSVFYANSGSEAVEAAIRLARMATARPNIVVFQGGFHGRTVAAASLTTAGTRFSAGFSPLMGGVHMAPFPYAYRYGWDTETAVDFALTELDYLLTSRVAPDDTAAFLIEPVLGDGGYLPTPPRFLAGLRERADRHGILLILDEVQAGFGRTGRFWGHQHAPISPDILITAKGLASGFPISAIAAPTDLMAKAWPGSQGGTYGGNAVAAAAAVATLEVIAEENLVDNAAIRGEQLLTGIREVTAGLDTVGDVRGLGLMIGIEFVTRDGDRRIPDAATALAVQRATTAHGLLTLTCGPAGNVVRLIPALVVTADEIALGIERFGAAVHSVLGA; encoded by the coding sequence ATGACCGCCGTCGAACACCTCACCCAGACCGCGACCTTGTCCCCCATCCTCAAACAGGCCACGCCGGTGATCGTCGATCACGCGCAGGGCTCGTGGGTGTACGGGACCGACGGCCAGTCCTACCTCGACTTCACCACCGGCATCGGGGTCACCAGCACCGGCCATTGCCACCCGCGGGTGGTCGCCGCCGCTCAGGAGCAGTGCGCCAAGGTCATTCACGCCCAGTACACGACGGTCATGCATCCGCCGTTGCTCGAACTGACGGCGAAACTCGGCGGGGTCCTCCCGCTCGGCCTCGACTCGGTGTTCTACGCGAACTCCGGGTCGGAGGCCGTCGAGGCCGCAATCCGACTGGCCCGGATGGCCACAGCGCGGCCCAACATCGTTGTGTTCCAGGGTGGTTTTCACGGACGCACCGTCGCCGCGGCCAGCCTCACCACCGCGGGCACCCGGTTCTCCGCAGGCTTCTCCCCACTGATGGGCGGGGTGCACATGGCCCCGTTTCCCTACGCCTACCGCTACGGCTGGGACACCGAGACCGCCGTCGATTTCGCCCTCACCGAACTCGACTACCTGCTCACCTCACGCGTGGCGCCCGACGACACCGCCGCCTTCCTCATCGAACCCGTCCTCGGCGACGGCGGCTATCTCCCCACTCCCCCAAGGTTTCTCGCCGGATTGCGCGAGCGCGCCGATCGCCACGGCATCCTACTGATCCTCGACGAGGTCCAGGCCGGCTTCGGTCGCACCGGACGGTTCTGGGGCCACCAGCATGCCCCGATCAGCCCCGACATCCTGATCACCGCCAAGGGACTCGCCTCCGGCTTCCCGATCTCGGCGATCGCCGCACCCACCGACCTGATGGCCAAGGCCTGGCCGGGTTCGCAGGGCGGCACCTACGGCGGCAACGCCGTCGCCGCGGCAGCCGCGGTCGCCACCCTCGAGGTGATCGCCGAGGAGAACCTCGTCGACAACGCCGCCATCCGCGGAGAGCAACTCCTCACCGGTATCCGCGAGGTGACCGCCGGACTCGACACCGTCGGCGACGTCCGCGGACTCGGCCTGATGATCGGCATCGAATTCGTCACCCGCGACGGTGACCGTCGCATACCCGACGCCGCGACCGCACTCGCGGTTCAGCGCGCCACCACCGCCCACGGGTTGCTGACCCTGACCTGCGGTCCTGCGGGCAATGTGGTGCGCCTGATCCCCGCACTCGTCGTCACCGCCGACGAGATCGCGCTCGGGATCGAACGCTTTGGCGCTGCGGTGCATTCGGTTCTCGGAGCATGA